The following is a genomic window from Corvus moneduloides isolate bCorMon1 chromosome 7, bCorMon1.pri, whole genome shotgun sequence.
ttttcagtgtttctgaagcTCCTTAATATTCAGGCTGGGTTTTGAGGTCAGAGTTTcaagtctgggaaaaaaaccagctgttGATCAGCATAAAGTGTGTCCCTCTTTATTAAGACTTTTGCATTCCTAGGATAACCTACCACCACAGTAATGGCATCTTTCACAGCAGACACACAGTGACCTTCCAAgaatttcttctcctctttaAATACCAACATCAATGCCTAAAAATAGTTGTTATCAATCACTACTTAGCCTATCAGAACAGGAAGGCATTCATTTTCTGACTCTTATGAATTCTCAATTCCTAATTAGAAATTCTTGTCCATaagcttttttactttttttaagaaaattgaATTGCTGTATATGAGATGTACTGCAGGCACACAAAACATGATTCATCCTACTTCTTCCAAGAGTAACTCAGCTTGGGATAACAAGCATTAGACAATTCATACAGACTCCTACTCAACCATTCAGAccagaaaataaatggtttttatTAATCTGAGTTACTCTAGTATGGATACAAAATGAATCCAGTTTCAGAGTTGGCCAGGATACAACCCCCTTTAGCATGAGCACTGCTATTTAATGCTCTGGTTGCTTCACATCTGGGATACAGCACTATTTGAGACCTAAATATCTTCCTGGTATGTTCTCTCTAATTCAAGGAACAGCTCCAGCCTAATCAGTCCGTTGATGCTTCCTACAGCACTGGGTCctaactttttttcttacagcaCTTTGCCTCTTTTAATTGGCCCTGCCTTTGCTCTGTGATCTATGAGGTACAAACCAACACCATGTGATGTGCTGCAAGCACAGACTGACACTCCCAGAGTGTCattcagcagctgctcaggacATTCCTGACCCTGCTTATCCAAACCCTATGGGGCTGGTTCAGTTACATTGCTTGGGGGACACAAAAGGTTGGTTGGCAGTTAAAAATTCTCTCATCCTATGACTCAGAACACACCATGACTACTAAAATCTCTCTCTCATTCTTCTCTGGCATTCTTCACAGATTAAACCCAGATTCTGAACACTTACTCTCAAGCTCTAAGATTTGGCCAAAATTTCAGCTGTTTATGAAAACCAGGCCAAGTAGTTCACATAGCCCTTAAGTCACCATGTTCAAAGCTAATACACTTAGACTACAAAATTATTGCAGAAATTAAAGGATAACCATTTGTTTCATATTCTGGAAACTGCTtcttccagaggaaaacaaaacatagacccttaaaaaaaaaagcaacagaacaTGCCATATTTTACTAcaacttcttttgtctttgcATTTAACCAGTTGGTTGAAATCAACTATTAGAAAAACcactgccaaaaaaacccaacacctaTTGCCTTATCACAAAAGCCTCCTTATGCGGGGTGAGTTGACTTATTTATGTCAAATCACTTGACCAGAACTCCACTTTCTTGCAGCAGTTTTCTTAATCTTTCATTCACATCTTTTTCATGCTGTCTTGATTTAACACAGTGAGGTCTGGGATCCAAAGATTACTCAAGTCACCCACTCTTCCCACAGCTGCTAATGAGCCCTAAGTCCTGCCTCAGTACATCTGTTTGTTTTTGAAGTTTGGCAATCTTATGGGTGGagaaccttaaaaaaaaacgATGAGAGAAGAGAGGCATTAAGTGTGCTTGGTCTAGTGTTTCATTGGCCATTTTTTAGCTTGATACTGTGATGAAAGCCAGAGTACCTTTTCAGGGggttatttaagaaaaaaaagcctggaatGTTATGGAAAATCCAGGTCTGCAATTTAGCTTTCTTCTTATGTAGAAAAGAGGCCCATCAATGATCTAAATAAGCAATACAGCTAGAGACTGAAATCCAGTAGTCTGGTACTATATTTGAGGTAAACCATAATGTCTATattaaagaagagaaacagcCCAATAACTTGCTGGATTAGCACATTCTCTGCCCTAACTTGAAATAAATACTCCATGACTGTCTTGTGACAACATGACTTTTTCCATAGTCTAAATCAGTCATTCACCAAGGTCCTAAACTAGTGAAACATTCCCACACTTGTTTCCGGTTGAAGCATGAGTAACCCCATTGCTGTGGACTGGGTATGTGATAAAAAGtttcctaaataaaatttttcatgttCAGATTTacacaatatattttaaatttagaataAGACTCACTGAAATCAGTAATCCTAAGCAGATATGGTAAAAACACTCCACGAAAGTGCTACTTACATCTCAAGCTCTACATACATTTAAcatcagcatttttcttccttttacatTTAAGTATGCAAGTATTTGCCAATTCTCAGACATACACACCAAAAATGCTGTAATCAATTGTTTGGGTACCTGTCATGTCGTACAATTGGTGTAGGCAGGACACAGGTCAGGAGCCATCCAAACTCAGCCAGCGTGTGCAATAAAGGTCCataatctgttttaatttcacACCCCTACATTAATAATTATAAAAAGTAGTAAAGAGACTCTGTAcaggttttgtttgcatttctaCACAATTACAACACCTCCCCTCCCACTTTAAATGAGATAATCCTCTGAGATGACATCAAGCTTGTTTGATGGAGATTCattatttcaaactgaaaacaacTTGAAAAGTTCAAGACTacaaaatccatggaaaacagaatttattaACATTAGGTATGGGCCCTGACTCATCAAGACAATTCAAAGCACATCTCACTCATTAAACTTGTCACTTTGCTAAATTAGTGTCTAAAACTTTTTAAGCACCATAATTACATGTGTCAATTGGCATCTTTATACTTTTTACTCCACATGTGAAGAATAAGCATCTCACTTAGATACATAGTTAAGGTTTTGGTAGGTTTTTCtgcgggttttttttttttaatagaaaagttTAGTTTGATGTTGATTTTTTCACATTGGTAAATGTATTTATCATTGGATATTTCAAAAAGTAAGACCTAAATCCAACAACAACTGCTTTCAGATGTCATTGATACCAATAACCCTAAAAGAGTAGAATATTTCTAAACAGtaatttaagtaattttattgCTGTAACCTACTACAGCAGTACATGTAAGTTTATTAGGAAACCCAAGTCTTTCATATTTAGCAgaaaattttcataaaaataaatatctgaatACCATACTGAATTAATTCACTATCaattttctcttgttctgtTTCCAGTTCtactttctcctcctttttaaaGTATACCTCACACTATCAATGTGATCTGCACTTGCTGAAACTACACCTAAATTGGTctgaaacacacacaaagcCCCCCCCCAACATTTTCTTTGGTGGTTGTATTTGTTGGTATGAACATTTACAAATGTCAGGCCAGAATTCCTCCAGCATATTTCTTTTATGCATATTCACCAACGCTCACaaatctgatttcatttttatgatttGTGGCTTTAGTTAAGCCTATGCAGGTGACTTCAGGAAGCCATCCTTAATGTTTATGGGACACGGGTACCAGCAtcctaaaggaaaaaacaaagaaaaaaacaagtagGAAATAGCATTGCTAAGTAGTCACCTATTTACCTCAATGACTGTCCATTGTTCAACAACTATTGCATCATTTCCTTTCCTATTAGAACCTGGAACCCCAGCACCTTCTTCTTCGTAGATAAAGAATCCTTCTAAAGATTTGGGCAAATAGTCCCCTGTGAACATAAACATTAAGTTTTAGGTTAACAGATTACCAAGACATACACAAGATGTTTCTTTCTCACTGAACAATCCTCTAAAATAAATGACTCAGCAAACTCAAAATTGTGGTTCTTTATCCATCTAGTTACAGCTTGGAGTGTGCAAATCAACTTATtattaaaatcccttttttctaTACAAATTGAACTATGAGCTATTTTCTCAAAAGCATTAACCCCTTCCATACTCCAATCTGAATTCCAGTTTCCTGTATTCAACACATCCATTGCAGAGGATGGGCATGACCCTTTTTCTTCAGCTTCGATATTGTCTTCCTGACAAGAAGCGTGGCTTTTGGTGTGGTGGGAAAGAGCATAAAAATGAGTGAACCATGAAGTGCAAAGCTCAACTACATATGTAAATGGCCACAGGAAGAGCCTGAAACAAGTAATTGTAGGAGGATTCCTGACGGGAAGGAAGTTTCAGAGCACAACTCCCTGACTCACATGTCAAAGCCTGGTAGCATCCGTTTGGCCCAAACTAACACTGTGCATCAAATATTGgttcattttctggttttgcttctcCTAGCAGCCTCTGGGAAGCCTTTTGTGGAGATTTATCTTGACAGCTGACTAAAACTAATTTTGTACAGTAAAATTATGTAATCCTCAAAATAACAGCTTTAAGTCTCCTTGAATGCTGGATGAGGTATGTTATTACCTGCATATTAAAGACGGGGAAGTTATTCATGCACAGAAGAGCAGACAGCTCTCTCTGTGGGGAATGGGAAAACTGTAAAACTGTTGTTGGACAACAGCTGCAAAGATTAATTTCAACAGCTGCCAAAACCACCCCTCAGTGAACTGTAACAGATCTCCAGAGAGTTCTCTTCCAGCTCTAAAAAAACTCTGTATTGAAAACTACAAGTCTGAATTCTCACCTCTCCTCCCCCAAAGGAAATTTGGTTCTTCCACTGAGTTAAATAAATAGGAGTAACAGCTTCAGAGCAAAAAAGATGACTACCACAAACTGTGACATTAGACTGTTCACGCACACAAAATATGCAGTTTGAGAGGGACTAGCTGCCAAATTCCATCAGAAGTAAATCTATGTTGATGAGCTTATGTGCCTCTGAGTCACTAAATTTACTGCAGAGCTACAGAAACACAGTGATTCACACTCAAAACCATGGAGAACAATGAAAACTGAAGAGCTGTCATTAGTgtcaggtttttgtttttgaaaaatcGTAATTTAACTTGCAAAGATcttatgttttacattttttaaaacttcatttaagGCCTTCAATAATCCAAGCCTTGTAAAGGGGACAATGAGTGCATATTGTTTTAAATCAGAATTATCAGAAAAAAGCATAAGACATAGTAAATACAACAACTACTCACACTGACAGTAATTTTACCCTCCTCATATAATTCAtgtaagaagcagaaaaaatgacTTATGAGAGCCACTGTAATACATTATTAATTGCCTATTGCACTTGATAATCAGCCTAAGCATTGCAAAGACTGTTTAAGGTCCCCAGGACATTTTCAACAAACATTTGACACGACTTTTCTCCACTGCAACCCTGTATTTTGCTTGCTTACACTGgactaaaataattaattctaaAGGAACACAAACAACTTGCAACTTAGTACAAGCAAGACAGGTACAAATCCAACCAAAGTATCACCTTAGTGAAGTATAAAGTCTAGGCTTGCTATTAGTTATTATTACTAATTATTAGTTAAAATAGTTAATTGTTTTGGAATTTACTAAACATGTCAGCTTGTCTTGGTCCATACCCCTAATGCTAGGTACTAccattttcttcacttttttgcAAGTAATTGTACAACAGTAGCTACCTACTATTTTTTGCACACTTTTAACTTCTGGCTTTCAGACAAATTCAGTTCAAATGGAAATTAATCTCTCAATTACACATTTTATCAGCAACAGAGTTTGAGAGTTCTAAATGCTTTTCATCCCattgttttcttgaaaaaccaaaccaaaccaaatgaaCCAGCACAAAAGGTTTATTTTGTTATAAAGCTACACTAGTTTGCTGCTTTGGAAATTGTCAGTTTgataaaacaaagcagaaatttcAATTACTTAGTCTATTATGAATTTGTAGAATCTGATACCTAAAACaggagtaatttattttctgggcAGTTACAGATCTATCTGAACATGTTTACATATTGACTCTCACATCAAGAAGCAAaatatgataatttttttcaagtcacaCAGTTCTGTGTAAACAAGCAAAAGCTTCATGATGTCCTGGGACAGTACTCACCTTTAGAAGTGTCCCAGTGTACAAAAGAATCAACTAAGGACAATCCTTGTTTATAATAAAATGTAGTTAATTCTAGCCAGTCTGCTTCCAATGTACTAACAACTGGCCCCTTTCTTGTTACTTTCATAGACAAAACACCTTCATGGTAGGTCCAGCAGGTAGAATCATCATCAAAAACATTGAAGACTGTATACAGCTTGtctaaggagagaaaaaggaagaatgaacCTCAAAGACAGTGCTCCAAACTTAGTAATATTACTAATCTCttattttaacataattttctaATTCTACACAACAGTTTTAATAATTGATTCTTGATGTGGCTTTGATCAAGAACTAAACACACTCAGGACAAGGTGTGAGGGGAGGTACACTTTGGGATATGAGGAAAATGTGAAGGTATTACAGTTGGGCTGTCACTGGACTCTTCAGATAGTTGGGGTTTGCATAAAGAAAACATACAAGGACTAAGGAAAACCCAGCGGAAACAGGCTTCATTTCTGCCACTCAAGGAACTGCTGGCTACAGATAtttgcaaatataaaaattaaagacaaTTTTCTAAGTTTGCAAATACAAGGAATGCCTTGTACTGATTTTTACCCATTATTTTCTGAAGCTAAGTACCAGTGTAATTAGTTGCCTACTGGGATTTTCCCATAGTAACTGATGATCAGTGGAAATTAAGGATACAAAACCAACATATCCTCAATTTGTTTTTATCTTGGTATTAATACAGTACTGTAACAAAACCAGTCACAAACAAGCACTCATTAAAAGTTAATAGATCCACAGCATTTTAGGAAATCACTGGTGCAAGTTATGAAATTCTTACTATGTGTGTTCTACAAACACTTGTGTGTCACTGGTTTGGAGAAGTAACACAAAACAGTTGCCCAGAAATATTCTCAGATTGCCTAATACTGCTGGGCAGCCTAAATCAATGCAAACCAACCTCTAAACATGGAAGTTTTCACACTGTCAAAACAAAGGAATTTGCTTAGATGACCCCACTTTCTAGGCTCTAGAAACAGAGATTAATTCCAAAGAAGGACTTGTACTCCAAGTAGTCTGAATCAGTATCTGGAAGAATCCCTCTCTGTTTTGAGAAGTGTTACTACAGCCACTGCAGGTAACATCAGGTGCCCAGAATAAGGTAAATTAGGAACAAAATGTTGAACTTTCAGTAAGAGATGACTCTTTTCCATACAGTTTTATCACCTTCACAGGTGCTTATATTAGATGTGTTTATCCTGacaaaacttaatttcttttcccacatATTGAAGTGAGATCActtattcttcagaaaaaaagaaaattgtttcccAATACAACTACTCAATTCCTCATGTCTACCAGAAATTTACCTCTGCAAGCAATGCATTATAGTGAAAATTCAAGAGAATAGTTCAAAAAGCAACATAATAGTCAAAATTCATACACCATGAACCCCAATCTGTAACTTGGACACAGTTTTGCCTCTTTTGAGCAGAGGTAAACGGAAGTGGCACACTGGCATAGCAGTACATATCTACACGTATGTAAGACTGCCTTGGAAAATTCACATCAGGATTTTTCAAAATGATGGTTACATAAAACATAGACCAAGAAAGGTGGTTAAGTTTCATCTTATGAACTCCAGTGATTTTCTATCTGACTAGTGTAGAGAAGCCTGGCATATCCTTGCCAAAGCTTTTTCAAGAGTTTGCTGAGAACACTGCACGTAGAGGATGCACTGGCTGCTTATCTTTCTGGTTACACCAGTCTGCACAAACAGTGCTCCTGAACAGAACAAGAGTTTTCCACTTCTTCCTTGCAGGACTTCTATTCTGCTATATATAGCAAACCCACTATTTCAAGCTGTAAGGAAAGAATTAAGCTTTAACTGATTATGATATAAAGGCTCTCTTGTAGGAGAACTGCTTTTAATCAAGAGTTAAAAATAAGAGGAACATTGATTATCTCAGTGCTTAGAGTCATTCTCACAGTCTACAAACTGGAGAGGCTGCTTTAACAGGAGAGTGAAAAGGTTGCTTTTGAGAGCAATTAAAAACATGTCTGGCTCATCAGGGAAGAGCCCATTATGTCAAAATGCAGCCTGACATGGAAGTTTCATGCTGCCTGCTTTCCACACAATACTGTCTTGCATTAGTTCTCACACTTAGATTACATCTTCCTTTTTACCTTCTCCTCTTTTAGCAGCCAGGAGGCCTTAGAGTTTCAGTACCAGAAGCCAATGTTTCAGGCCATTTTTTACACAGACTACACCAAGCATCTCATTCTTCTACAACTAAGCTGTCTATCACAGCACCAGCATTTTTTCAATTATGCTTTTCATTCCCATACTTCTAATGCTTACTTCTCTCtaataaattcattttgtaACAATTATTGTCTTTGATTTCATGGTCAATGCATTAATTTAAGTGATCTCTTTCAGGACACTTCTTGAAGGCACATTAACCAGAAAGAATCCATTATGAACGGATTTATTTGCTGTACATTATGTGAATTGCCTGGAAGCATGCAGAATTTTGGCTCTAGCTGGAGGGGACTCTTTGTTGTCAGCTCTGAAACAGGCACAACTGGAATCACACAACATACTTGGAAATCATTACATGTTTATAACACAATACTAAGTAAAACTACATGTgcactgcagaaaatattttataacaaTTGCATCCTTCtaaaaggaaggatttttaGTGCCACATGTTTGTTATACACATATCAAGCAAAAACCCTTTCTGTTTGCACCACGTTTCAAGTCACAATTACACCGTGGGCAATTCTGGGGGGGTTTGTTTGTAGttctctttctttaaattgCAAACTAGAATTCTGACAGTAGATCTATAATACTCCGTatgaaaagtgaaatattttaatatattaccACAGCTCACATACATAAAGCAAAAGGTAAGCTctccttctgcttcttttaCTGACAGCTCTTTCAGATATATGTGCGCATGTGCATATGTAGAGGCATCTTCCAAAAGCAGTATTTGATacaacagaaaatgctgttcttctattttttccaacaCCTCAACAACTCAATAAAATACCTTATTTCTGCAACAAACAAGCAGCGTTTATTACCATGTCCTTTTCGTGGTTTAGAAGGGCTGACTTCTTTTCCAAACTGGAAATCTGAATCCTCTAACAGTCTGCTTTCTCCATGCATTTCCTCCTCTACCCCACTCTCAGATGAGTGACCACTCAACGTCCCTTCATTCCAGTTTTTATAGTTTTCATCAaagttttctcttctgtgttccCTATTTCTTCTGCCCAGTGTTGATTCCAGCTCTGCACCTCCATCTGCGCTTGTTCCATTACAGGCTTTAGGCTCAGGAAAATGTTGTGTTACAAATCCCACaaacttctttcctcttttagcaGCTTCATTAACCTGCAATACAACAAACTTAGCTGCAGAATCATTTCAGAATTGCATGgacctttttcttctttaaaaccTGTACATACATGAACTGCTTAACTAAACTGCTGAGAACATAGAAGGCATAACATTGTATTACAGAAGGGTGACTCTCCTTTGATGCTGCCCCTGCTTCAAAGTAAATGGAAGTTTTCCAGCATGTCTTTGGAGTCAGGCCAGGAAAGGTGGCCAACACTGGGAATGACTTCAGAGTATACAAAGTCCTTCATTTAGAACAAAcccaaagtattttatttactgtgttGTATTGGTAAGCAGTATAGTAGAGCAATAAATAGTATTTCTCTAAATAGGTGATGCTAGTCATACTAAAAATAACGACCTCCAAAATTATAGAAATATCTCTGTCTTGTGCTGCGAGTCATTACCCCCTGGTTCCCTTGGGGGCTACTCAGCTTCATTATTACTGAGGACAAGTAGAGTGCATGagcagagaaaggagggagCTAGAAGCAAATTAAAATCCTCTCAACTCTTTCAGCCAGTGATGTCTTTTTCTCTGCACTGAAGTCTCAACATACAACTGTAACATCTATGCTACCTGTGAGATGTGTCTGCTCTTGAaggcattttttcttcctgggtTAAGGAGTGCTACCATTTAGGAAGGTGACCCCACTGACACCTTGTGCTACAAGCTCCCCTGTGAAGTAAAGTCTTCCCAGGTAAATAGAGAAGCCTCAGCTCAGAAAGAAGACATCACTTGGGAAGTACTGGATTAAGTGaggacagagagggaaggatCTTTATTCAGTTTACTCACCTAAACTACTAATCAGCAGAGTGAGTAAAAATCAAACAACTGATGGTACTGAATCCCTTTTTAGTATCATGATAGTCACACTTCAGTCTATCTACTGCCATTATTTATGTACAGCAGTGATACAATATGCCAATCACTGTGATTATATatacagagctgctgcttcaaggACAACCAAGACAGTTTTAAATTTAACaagcaacagagaaaaacaggcaATATGATAATGTTTTTGCTGAAACACCACAAAGACTTATTGTTtcatacctttaaaaaaaagtactaAGATTTAACTGGATTAATTGCtctgtctttttaaaacagagcattttaaaatcaaattattctCACATACTACTTCTGTAACAGATATGCTTCCAAGACTCCATCACTGCTCATTTCAAGtgtgtttttccttctaatCCTTGTCTGGTACACTACACCAACCTGGAAATAGGTATCTATATTATACATGCataatgtaatttcattttaaatttgaaacaCCTGACAAAGTCAAAACAAGccatttagaaaacaaacaactctTGAAATTTCAAAGATCATTAAAGATCTCCAATATGCTTTTTCTCCTACTACCCTCCTTGGCAACTAATGTAAAAGACATCACTAACTCTTGTAATAACAATAGCTTCCTGTTTCAGTAAGTCTTCAATTTTGCAGAGGAAGTTAAACACAAAAAGAACCAGAACTATAACTTGCATTCCAGTAGAAGTTTACTTTAAGTATACaatgttttcaaaagctgtGCCAAATAAATATCTAGTATAGTTCCTATAAATGCTGTACTTTTtgttaaagaatgaaaaagccatttttctcAGGTACTTAACTCAGAAAAGCATAAAACTTCACATATCATACAAGCATTTTATAAAGAGTGACTGAACTTGGGCCTGATTCTGCTTTCAGTGGTGTAAGCAGCCAGACTCCCAAAGCTTTACAGGGATACTCAGTCCTACATTACAAAAAGTAACTTTTCTCACTTTGAGAACAGTTCTGTAGCTTctataaaataaacacaaaattaaaaccacaacCACTAAATGTAACTTACAtgtatgaaagaaataaatatctgaagaaaagttggaaaaaaactCCCATTACCTTCTCTAGCAGTTCTTTCACTACTTCATTTGTCAGTGTTTCATATGTTAAAGGACATTCTTCAATCACCAGCCTGGGGTGCCTTTGTCCTCTGGGTGCTGCATGCTTCTGGCTAgaacacagaaagaaagcaCTCTTTGTCAGGAGTTTGCTGCAAACTTGAGCAAATGCTTGCATAtagaattcttttcttttggaataGTTATGAATGAAATACTGACAATTCTTCTTCATACTTTTTAGAACTCAgtgggttttggtgttttgttctACTTCCACAAAGTGGCAGGTACTGTGTGTTTCAATGCTAGGATAAGAATACTAATATTTAACTGGAGTTTCATTTGAAGACCATGCAGAGAGATACTTTGGAAACTGAGCTTTACTGACAAACAGCTCTGTCTTtgtaagaaataaatgcaaagatCTCTGATGATGCAAAATGCACCAATTTAAACTATAAATTTAGTAAGCACAAAGTAGGTTCAGTTTTGTAGAAAACACACTATGAATAAAAATGGTGCTTTTACACTGTTAACATCCTGCTGCTTAGTTTTTGTAActaaagcagagctgcagctgttaAATGAAACAGTACAGGCAAATACTAGAAATACAATGCAAAAACACTGGGGGCTAAATAATGTTTAAATCTCTCATATTTAAGCTGACAAACTCAAAGTTATAGAACTGTGCTCATGTTTTATCTAAAGCCAGTTGTGCTATTAGTCAGACAATATTTAGTGTATGCCAATAATATAACAGGATTTAATTTGATGCTTCCTTCATACAATCATTTCATTTAGAAAAGAATGTCAATGAGATACATTCAAATAGAAAAGGTTACTTTCCAAACAGTAGTTGGAGAAGGTATATTTCcccacagcaaaaccaaactTGGTACATATAGTGCCTGGGAAGGAAACTGGAACCTACACCAGTTTCACATGTAGGCTACAGAGACTCATCCTTCACCCATTCAAGGGCCTAAAGATTCAAACAACAACATCCAAAGGATGCCACATCTACAGGGACAAGGCAAATTGTGGGAGCTGCATGCTGGCAGTGTCAGCTCTTGGAAGCCTCAGATCCGGAGCAAGCATTTTGCTCTCTTACTCAACCTTTTGCCCATATGAACAGCATTCACCTTGTTTGCAGATGAACTTACAAAGGTTAAGTTGTATGAACAGTAAATACTCTGGACCAGGCTTGTTCAATCAAAAGGTTTAAGAATTTCTCTCAAATGAATGTTTTAGGAAAGCATTATGGGAGTGGCAGCGAGGCAGCTTCCAATTCACACCCTTCCAGTCCTCAAATAAAGGCAACAACCTTTGTGCATCACATAAGGACTCAGGAGAGAAGGGGAAGCCTGACAGCTTTTAATGCAGTAAGAAATCCACTTTTCTAGTTACTCAAAATAAGAACAAAAGGTTATCTTCTTGGCATTCCAAGGAACTAATGGTAACATTGTTTTGTACATCTTCTTTAGGGTCACACAGTGATTACAATGCATTAAAACAGGAATAATAAACAAGACCATGGATCTGGAACAAAAAATGAGCTCTTGCCTCTCCCTCAGTGTCAAAACTAAGCTTTTGTATGATCTCTGATCCAGAATGATTATTTCCTTcttaagaaaaaaccccaaactatcCCTGACAAATTAATTCACAAACTATGTAATTTTCCcctgggaagagacaaaagttttgaaaaccaagaaaaagcaGACATGAGTTAGTTTAAAACAGCTTATTACTCTCCTAGTATTTTGATTAATCTTTTATTTGCTGCAAGTTCTAAGACAGATGATATTacattttggatttttgttaGGACATTTAC
Proteins encoded in this region:
- the RFTN2 gene encoding raftlin-2 produces the protein MGCGLRKLEDPDDSSPGKIFSTLKRPQVETKTDSAYEYVLLDFTVEASSNPEVIKISSVLDIASRVEDYYSKGYVVGAVHPIMLPIGRRRSFPASHMYRVVLSRLKLSQKHAAPRGQRHPRLVIEECPLTYETLTNEVVKELLEKVNEAAKRGKKFVGFVTQHFPEPKACNGTSADGGAELESTLGRRNREHRRENFDENYKNWNEGTLSGHSSESGVEEEMHGESRLLEDSDFQFGKEVSPSKPRKGHDKLYTVFNVFDDDSTCWTYHEGVLSMKVTRKGPVVSTLEADWLELTTFYYKQGLSLVDSFVHWDTSKGDYLPKSLEGFFIYEEEGAGVPGSNRKGNDAIVVEQWTVIEGCEIKTDYGPLLHTLAEFGWLLTCVLPTPIVRHDSEGNLATKQVIFLQRPVMWSSSVQTPERKSLRQVSGEEKGRVSSRSVGSDTATSYPVETGQPPDEFHLSPSKQCWIKEGSSHYGGFPGFSSSDGVLRELDDGQFDQEDGVTQVTCM